The following coding sequences are from one Burkholderia stabilis window:
- a CDS encoding autotransporter-associated beta strand repeat-containing protein, giving the protein MNLARSKKAGEPFPRFLLPTGVFLALSGAGIVPAYAGCTAAGTTVSCSGAANPLSPSYTNGGNNLNVTVNPGGSLGVLLGVGGNALTLIGNNNTLTNNGTIDPSLLGTGLGVLSSGAVIGNASASTTTVTNNGTMKGSTGVALSGATGMALAVQNGTGGTSNITNTGTISSTALVGATLVGADAPVVVAYGGAQVNFNNSGTINGRVAFQSSGAPGTGNTFTNSGTINGSVSMGVNSTNTFTANTGSSVNSAGGTGASLNLGIGAVTIGIAATGTVDGGAGGNNTLKLQQAGGGPATGAINNTNYINFQHMEVGSGTWTLTGASSAQDATLNGGVAIIDNNAGLGTGTITGNGGAIQSANSSVNLNNGVTLAAGGLTVQGGNNLALSGTISGGGGLTKNGTGTLTLSGANTHSGGTALNGGEIMLGNSSGLGTGTLTVGGAGTLDTNANMTVANNVAINGGATLTLGGSNSLELSGAVSGAGGLVKNGAATTTLTGANTYTGGTTVNSGTLALGAGGSLAATGGVNLAGAGATFDISASGANQTIGALSGAAGTTVALGGNGLTLGDATNATFSGTIGGTGAITKQGSGTETLTGANTYTGGTTINGGTLALGVGGSLAATGSVNLGTAGAGFDISGAGANQTVGALSGVGGTTVSLGANTLTFGDSTNQTFGGSIGGTGGITKQGSGTETLTGANTYTGGTTVNAGTIAIGAGGSLSSTGTVNLANTGTALDVSGATTPQAIGGLEGAAGSSVNLGSKNLTLGDAGNHTFAGTIGGTGGITKSGTGTETLTGTNTYTGGTTIAGGTLALGAGGSLAAGGAVNLSGAGSTFDISASGAPQTIGALSGVGGTTVALGGNGLTLGDATNATFGGTIGGTGAITKQGSGTETLTGANTYTGGTTINGGTLAIGVGGSLAATGSVNLGTAGAGFDISGAGANQTVGALSGVGGTTVSLGANTLTFGDATNQTFGGAIGGTGGIVKQGTGTQTLTGANTYTGGTTVNAGTIAIGAGGSLSSTGTVNLANTGTALDVSGATTPQAIGGLEGAAGSSVNLGSKNLTLGDAGNHTFAGTIGGTGGITKSGTGTETLTGVNTYTGGTTIASGTLALGAGGRISGSSVDLTGAGATFDISSSGASQTIGALNGVASSNVMLGGNTLVFGDGTNGAFAGTIAGTGGLFKQGSGTETLTGVNTYTGLTTIGGGTLAIGVGGSIAASSTVSLGASGTKLDLSGAGAPQTIGALMGVAGSTVALGGNGLTFGSTASQTFAGAITGTGSVTKQGSGTEMLTGTNTYTGGTTINDGTLALGAGGSLAATGALNLGGSGAIFDITTSGANQTIGALSGVNGSSVRIGGQSLTFGDGTNATFGGSIVGTGGITKEGSGTETLTGVNTFTGDTTIANGTLAIGAGGSIASSNAVNLTGTGAALDISASGNASIGALNGVATSNVTLGASTLTLGNGTNGAFAGTIAGTGGVTKQGSGTETLTGVNTYTGTTTINGGTLAIGAGGSIASSGTVDLGSTGATLDLSGAGANQTIGALTGVAGSTVALGGNDLTFGGTASQTFAGAITGTAGVTKQGAGTETLTGVNTYTGGTTIAGGTLAIGAGGSLAAGGALNLTGANATFDVSASGANQVIGTLSGVRGSTVALGANGLTLGSGGGSATFGGTVAGTGSLTKVGAGTETLTGANTYTGGTTIDAGTLALGAGGSLAATGAVNLNGIGASLDLSAAGANQTIGALSGLSGSTVALGGNTLTFGDGTTQTFGGAITGTGGIVKQGGGTTTLTGANTYGGATTIGAGNLVIGAGGSLAGSTTVNLTTAGAGFTLGTGAGTQTVAGLAGVTGTTVALGGNTLTLGGAANTSFGGTIGGTGAIVKNGTGTQTLSGNNTYSGGTTVAGGTLVLGGNGALGTGAVTVGAASTIDTTSAVNLANAVTLNANATIGGTQDLTLSGVVSGAGGLVKDGQATLTLNNSNTFQGGTVVNGGSLVLGNSQALGTGGLTLNGGSLALGSTNVALDGLNGGANGTLDTGTGTLTVAGGGTFGGALTGAGALTKSGSATLVLTGASNYAGGTTIAGGTLQIGNGGTSGSIAGNVADSGTLVFNRSDNLSFGGAISGTGSLTQAGSGQLTLTGTSTLSGPTTVSAGTLAVNGSLGPSIVTVQNGATLTGTGTIGGLVVQSGATAAASQPGAALNVAGNVTFQPGSTFQVAATPQQSGSLAAGGAATLNGGTVQVLANQSGYQPSTTYTILSAASGVQGAFSQVSANYAFLMPKLSYDPNHVYLQLVANGTALPDVATTPNQRSVATAIGGLGAGNAVYDTVLTTDAPTARRAYGLLDGELQASMKSMLLLDSRYVRDAVTDRVRQGLAPGSGPLAALSSGGAALCGDNTAGAVDPTLPPERRIGSREGCYGGTPYQPVVWGQAFGGRSRLAGDGNASSINRSMTGFIAGADMALNDKWRAGLAAGVTHSSLDNDQSSSASVNSYYLSLYGGAQYGALGVRGGASYTWYRINSDRYPGFAGFSDHDSAGYDANSAQVFGEVGYALPVGPVAIEPFAGLAYVNLHTDGYTETGGAAALRAGGETTHVGFSTLGLRAASQLGSIASGTLTARGTVGWRHAFGNVRPSSAFTFANGGTSFQVSGVPIARDSAVLEAGIDANITKRLTLGLTYSGQFGSGVRDNAVLGNILWKF; this is encoded by the coding sequence ATGAACCTTGCGCGTTCGAAAAAAGCTGGCGAGCCGTTTCCGAGATTTTTGTTGCCGACCGGCGTTTTCCTGGCGCTGTCGGGCGCGGGCATCGTTCCCGCTTATGCGGGCTGTACCGCGGCCGGCACCACCGTGTCCTGCTCGGGTGCCGCGAACCCGCTGTCTCCCAGTTATACGAATGGCGGCAACAACCTGAACGTGACGGTCAATCCCGGCGGAAGTCTCGGCGTGCTGCTGGGCGTCGGCGGCAATGCTTTGACGCTGATCGGCAACAACAATACGTTGACCAACAACGGCACGATCGATCCGTCCTTGCTCGGCACGGGGCTTGGCGTGCTGTCGAGCGGGGCCGTGATCGGCAACGCGTCGGCGAGCACGACGACCGTGACCAACAACGGCACGATGAAGGGCTCGACGGGCGTCGCGCTGAGCGGTGCGACCGGGATGGCGCTGGCCGTGCAGAACGGCACGGGCGGCACGAGCAACATCACCAATACCGGTACGATCAGCTCGACCGCCCTGGTCGGCGCGACGCTGGTCGGCGCGGACGCGCCAGTCGTGGTCGCCTACGGCGGCGCACAGGTCAATTTCAACAACAGCGGCACGATCAACGGTCGCGTCGCGTTCCAGTCGTCAGGCGCGCCGGGTACGGGCAACACGTTCACCAACTCGGGCACGATCAACGGCAGCGTGTCGATGGGCGTAAACAGCACCAATACGTTTACCGCGAACACCGGCTCGTCGGTGAACTCGGCCGGCGGCACCGGGGCGTCGCTGAACCTCGGGATCGGCGCGGTCACGATCGGCATCGCGGCGACGGGTACGGTGGATGGAGGCGCCGGCGGCAACAACACGCTCAAGCTGCAGCAAGCCGGCGGCGGGCCGGCGACCGGTGCGATCAACAACACCAACTACATCAACTTCCAGCACATGGAAGTCGGCAGCGGTACGTGGACGCTGACCGGCGCGTCCAGTGCCCAGGACGCGACGCTGAACGGCGGCGTGGCGATCATCGACAACAACGCGGGGCTCGGCACCGGCACGATCACGGGCAATGGCGGCGCGATCCAGAGCGCGAATTCGAGCGTCAACCTGAACAACGGCGTGACGCTCGCCGCGGGCGGGCTGACGGTGCAGGGCGGCAACAATCTCGCGCTGTCGGGCACGATCAGCGGCGGCGGCGGCCTGACGAAGAACGGCACGGGCACGCTCACGTTGTCGGGCGCGAACACGCATTCGGGCGGTACCGCGCTGAACGGCGGCGAGATCATGCTCGGCAACAGCAGTGGGCTGGGCACGGGCACGCTGACGGTGGGTGGCGCGGGCACGCTCGATACCAACGCGAACATGACGGTCGCCAACAACGTTGCGATCAACGGCGGTGCGACGTTGACGCTGGGCGGCAGCAACAGCCTCGAATTGTCCGGGGCCGTTTCGGGGGCGGGCGGCCTGGTCAAGAACGGCGCGGCCACCACGACGCTGACCGGCGCGAATACATACACGGGCGGCACGACGGTCAACAGCGGCACGCTGGCGCTGGGCGCGGGCGGCTCGCTCGCAGCGACGGGCGGCGTGAACCTCGCCGGCGCGGGGGCGACGTTCGACATCAGCGCGTCGGGCGCGAACCAGACGATCGGCGCATTGAGCGGTGCGGCCGGCACGACGGTGGCGCTGGGCGGCAACGGCCTGACGCTCGGCGATGCCACGAACGCGACGTTCAGCGGCACGATCGGCGGCACGGGCGCGATCACGAAGCAGGGCAGCGGCACGGAAACGCTGACGGGCGCGAACACGTACACGGGCGGCACGACGATCAACGGCGGCACGCTGGCACTCGGTGTGGGCGGCTCGCTTGCAGCGACGGGCTCGGTCAATCTGGGCACGGCGGGTGCCGGCTTCGACATCAGCGGCGCGGGCGCGAATCAGACGGTCGGCGCGTTGTCGGGCGTCGGCGGCACGACCGTGTCGCTCGGCGCGAACACGCTGACGTTCGGCGACTCGACGAATCAGACGTTCGGCGGTTCGATCGGCGGCACGGGCGGCATCACGAAGCAGGGCAGCGGCACGGAAACGCTGACGGGCGCGAACACGTACACGGGCGGCACCACGGTCAACGCGGGCACGATCGCGATCGGCGCGGGCGGTTCGCTGTCGTCGACCGGCACCGTGAATCTCGCGAATACGGGCACGGCGCTCGACGTCAGCGGCGCGACCACGCCGCAGGCGATCGGCGGGCTCGAGGGCGCGGCCGGTTCGTCGGTCAATCTCGGCTCGAAAAACCTGACGCTGGGCGATGCCGGCAATCACACGTTCGCCGGCACGATCGGCGGCACGGGCGGGATCACGAAGTCGGGTACCGGCACCGAGACGCTGACGGGCACGAATACGTACACGGGCGGCACGACGATCGCGGGCGGCACGCTCGCACTGGGCGCGGGCGGCAGTCTGGCGGCAGGTGGCGCCGTGAACCTGAGCGGCGCGGGTTCGACGTTCGACATCAGCGCGTCGGGCGCGCCCCAGACGATCGGTGCATTGAGCGGCGTGGGGGGCACGACGGTGGCGCTGGGCGGTAACGGCCTGACGCTCGGCGATGCCACGAACGCGACGTTCGGCGGCACGATCGGTGGCACGGGCGCGATCACGAAGCAGGGTAGCGGCACGGAAACGCTGACGGGCGCGAACACGTACACGGGCGGCACGACGATCAACGGCGGCACGCTGGCAATCGGTGTGGGCGGCTCGCTTGCAGCGACGGGTTCGGTCAATCTGGGCACGGCGGGCGCCGGCTTCGACATCAGCGGCGCGGGCGCGAATCAGACGGTCGGCGCGTTGTCGGGCGTCGGCGGCACGACCGTGTCGCTCGGCGCGAACACGCTGACGTTCGGCGACGCGACGAACCAGACGTTCGGCGGTGCGATCGGCGGCACGGGCGGCATCGTGAAGCAGGGCACGGGCACACAAACGCTGACGGGCGCGAACACGTACACGGGCGGCACCACGGTCAACGCGGGCACGATCGCGATCGGCGCGGGCGGTTCGCTGTCGTCGACCGGCACCGTGAATCTCGCGAATACGGGCACGGCGCTCGACGTCAGCGGCGCGACCACGCCGCAGGCGATCGGCGGGCTCGAGGGCGCGGCTGGTTCGTCGGTCAATCTCGGCTCGAAAAACCTGACGCTGGGCGACGCCGGCAATCACACGTTCGCCGGCACGATCGGCGGCACGGGCGGGATCACGAAATCGGGCACCGGCACCGAGACGCTGACGGGCGTGAATACGTACACGGGCGGCACGACGATCGCGAGCGGCACGCTGGCGCTGGGCGCGGGCGGCCGGATTTCGGGCAGTTCGGTCGACCTGACCGGTGCTGGCGCAACGTTCGATATCAGCAGTTCGGGCGCGAGCCAGACGATCGGCGCGCTGAACGGCGTGGCCAGCTCGAACGTGATGCTCGGCGGCAACACGCTGGTATTCGGCGACGGCACGAACGGCGCCTTCGCCGGCACGATCGCCGGCACGGGCGGGTTGTTCAAGCAAGGCAGCGGCACGGAGACGCTGACGGGCGTGAACACGTACACGGGCCTGACGACGATCGGCGGCGGCACCTTGGCGATCGGTGTGGGCGGCAGCATCGCGGCATCGAGCACCGTGAGTCTCGGCGCTTCCGGCACGAAGCTCGACCTGAGCGGCGCGGGCGCGCCCCAGACGATCGGCGCGCTGATGGGCGTGGCCGGTTCGACGGTGGCGCTGGGCGGCAACGGCCTGACCTTCGGCAGCACGGCCAGCCAGACGTTTGCCGGCGCGATCACGGGCACGGGCAGCGTCACGAAGCAGGGCAGCGGCACGGAGATGCTGACCGGCACGAACACGTACACGGGCGGCACGACGATCAATGACGGTACGCTCGCGCTCGGCGCGGGCGGCTCGCTTGCGGCGACGGGCGCCCTGAATCTCGGTGGGTCGGGCGCGATCTTCGACATCACGACGTCGGGGGCGAACCAGACGATCGGCGCGTTGTCGGGCGTCAACGGATCGTCGGTGCGCATCGGCGGTCAGTCGCTGACGTTCGGCGATGGCACGAACGCGACGTTCGGCGGGTCGATCGTGGGCACGGGCGGCATCACGAAAGAGGGCAGCGGCACCGAAACGCTGACGGGCGTGAACACCTTTACGGGCGACACGACGATTGCGAACGGCACGCTGGCGATCGGCGCGGGCGGCAGCATCGCGTCGAGCAACGCGGTGAACCTGACGGGCACGGGCGCGGCGCTCGACATCAGTGCGAGCGGCAACGCATCGATCGGCGCGCTGAACGGCGTGGCCACCTCGAACGTGACGCTCGGCGCCAGCACGCTGACGTTGGGCAACGGCACGAACGGCGCCTTCGCCGGCACGATCGCCGGCACGGGCGGCGTGACGAAGCAGGGCAGCGGCACCGAAACGCTGACGGGCGTGAACACGTACACGGGCACGACGACGATCAACGGCGGCACGCTGGCGATCGGCGCGGGCGGCAGCATCGCGTCGTCGGGCACCGTGGATCTCGGCAGCACGGGCGCGACGCTCGACCTGAGCGGCGCGGGCGCGAACCAGACGATCGGCGCGCTGACGGGCGTGGCCGGTTCGACGGTCGCACTCGGCGGCAACGACCTGACCTTCGGCGGCACGGCCAGCCAGACGTTTGCCGGCGCGATCACCGGTACCGCGGGCGTGACGAAGCAAGGCGCAGGCACCGAAACGCTGACCGGCGTGAACACGTACACGGGCGGCACGACGATTGCGGGCGGCACGCTGGCGATCGGCGCGGGCGGCAGTCTCGCCGCAGGCGGCGCGCTGAACCTGACCGGTGCGAACGCAACGTTCGACGTCAGCGCGTCCGGCGCAAACCAGGTGATCGGCACATTGAGCGGCGTGCGCGGTTCGACGGTCGCGCTCGGCGCGAACGGCCTGACGCTCGGCAGCGGCGGCGGCAGCGCGACGTTCGGCGGCACCGTCGCGGGCACCGGCTCGCTGACGAAGGTCGGCGCAGGCACCGAAACGCTGACGGGCGCGAACACGTACACGGGCGGCACGACGATCGACGCGGGCACGCTGGCGCTCGGCGCGGGCGGCAGTCTCGCGGCGACCGGCGCGGTCAACCTGAACGGCATCGGCGCATCGCTCGACCTCAGTGCCGCAGGCGCAAACCAGACCATCGGCGCGCTGAGCGGCCTGTCCGGTTCGACGGTCGCGCTCGGCGGCAACACGCTGACGTTCGGCGACGGCACGACCCAGACCTTCGGCGGCGCGATCACGGGCACGGGCGGCATCGTGAAGCAGGGCGGCGGCACGACGACGCTGACGGGCGCGAATACGTACGGCGGCGCGACCACGATCGGCGCGGGCAACCTCGTGATCGGCGCGGGCGGCAGCCTCGCGGGATCGACCACCGTCAACCTGACGACCGCCGGTGCGGGCTTCACGCTCGGGACGGGCGCCGGCACGCAGACCGTCGCCGGCCTTGCGGGCGTCACGGGCACGACGGTTGCGCTCGGCGGCAATACGCTGACGCTCGGCGGCGCGGCGAACACGTCGTTCGGCGGCACGATCGGCGGCACGGGCGCGATCGTGAAGAACGGCACGGGCACGCAGACGCTGTCGGGCAACAACACCTACAGCGGCGGCACGACGGTTGCGGGCGGCACGCTCGTGCTCGGCGGCAACGGCGCGCTCGGCACGGGCGCCGTGACGGTGGGCGCGGCAAGCACGATCGATACGACGAGCGCGGTGAATCTCGCGAATGCGGTCACGCTGAATGCGAACGCAACGATCGGCGGCACGCAGGACCTGACGCTGTCGGGCGTCGTGTCGGGCGCCGGCGGCCTCGTCAAGGACGGCCAGGCCACGCTGACGCTGAACAACAGCAACACGTTCCAGGGCGGCACGGTGGTCAACGGCGGCTCGCTGGTGCTCGGCAACAGCCAGGCGCTCGGCACCGGCGGCCTCACGCTGAACGGCGGCAGCCTCGCGCTCGGCAGCACGAACGTGGCGCTCGACGGGCTGAACGGCGGGGCGAACGGCACGCTCGACACCGGCACGGGCACGCTGACGGTGGCGGGCGGCGGCACCTTCGGCGGCGCGCTCACGGGCGCCGGTGCGTTGACCAAGAGCGGCAGCGCCACGCTCGTGCTGACCGGCGCGAGCAATTACGCGGGCGGCACGACCATCGCCGGCGGCACGCTGCAGATCGGCAACGGCGGCACGTCGGGCAGCATCGCCGGCAACGTCGCCGATTCGGGCACGCTGGTCTTCAATCGCTCGGACAACCTGTCGTTCGGCGGCGCGATTTCCGGCACGGGTTCGCTGACGCAGGCCGGCAGCGGGCAACTGACGCTGACGGGCACGAGCACGCTGAGCGGCCCGACCACGGTCAGCGCAGGCACGCTCGCGGTCAACGGGTCGCTCGGCCCGTCGATCGTCACCGTGCAGAACGGCGCGACGCTGACGGGCACCGGCACGATCGGCGGCCTGGTGGTGCAGAGTGGCGCGACGGCGGCTGCATCGCAGCCGGGCGCGGCGCTGAACGTGGCCGGCAACGTCACGTTCCAGCCGGGTTCGACGTTCCAGGTCGCGGCCACGCCGCAGCAGAGCGGCAGCCTCGCGGCGGGCGGTGCCGCGACGCTGAACGGCGGCACCGTGCAGGTGCTCGCGAACCAGAGCGGCTACCAGCCGAGCACGACCTACACGATCCTCAGCGCCGCGTCGGGCGTGCAGGGCGCGTTCAGCCAGGTGAGCGCGAACTATGCGTTCCTGATGCCGAAGCTCAGCTACGATCCGAACCACGTGTACCTGCAGCTGGTCGCGAACGGCACCGCGCTGCCCGACGTCGCGACGACGCCCAACCAGCGCTCGGTCGCGACCGCGATCGGCGGGCTCGGCGCCGGCAACGCGGTATACGACACGGTGCTGACGACCGACGCACCCACCGCGCGTCGCGCGTACGGGCTGCTCGACGGCGAATTGCAGGCGAGTATGAAGAGCATGCTGCTGCTCGACAGCCGTTATGTGCGCGACGCGGTGACCGATCGCGTCCGGCAGGGCCTGGCCCCCGGATCGGGCCCGCTCGCCGCGCTGTCGTCGGGCGGCGCCGCGCTGTGCGGCGACAACACGGCCGGCGCGGTCGACCCGACGCTGCCGCCGGAACGCCGGATCGGTTCGCGTGAAGGCTGCTATGGCGGTACGCCGTACCAGCCGGTCGTCTGGGGGCAGGCGTTCGGCGGCCGCAGCCGGCTCGCCGGCGACGGCAACGCATCGTCGATCAACCGCAGCATGACGGGCTTCATCGCCGGCGCCGACATGGCGCTCAACGACAAGTGGCGTGCCGGTCTGGCCGCGGGTGTCACGCACAGCTCGCTCGACAACGACCAGAGTTCGTCGGCGTCGGTGAACAGCTACTACCTGTCGCTGTACGGCGGTGCGCAGTACGGCGCGCTCGGCGTGCGCGGCGGCGCGTCGTACACGTGGTACCGGATCAACAGCGACCGTTACCCGGGCTTCGCGGGCTTCTCCGATCACGATTCGGCCGGCTACGACGCGAATTCGGCGCAGGTGTTCGGCGAAGTCGGC
- a CDS encoding YdcF family protein produces MNYRTKRGFVARTGRLLALIACIWAAAAVVLVVSGMRMPSEATDVAVIFGNALDETGAPKPVLAARLDAGVSCYRTGQCPAFLVSGAIDGPGLNEATAMRDYLVARGVPADRIAVDDQGDNTLATAQHTLAYLQAHRVSRVLIVSQYYHLARARLAFERVGIARENISAAYPRRFQLRDVYSSWREVPAYTVYAVRLWLNPDARPVSFRPMLYLMSLFS; encoded by the coding sequence TTGAACTACCGAACCAAACGGGGCTTCGTGGCCCGAACCGGCCGCCTGCTGGCCCTCATTGCGTGTATCTGGGCCGCAGCGGCCGTCGTGCTCGTCGTATCCGGGATGCGGATGCCGAGCGAGGCGACGGACGTCGCCGTGATCTTCGGCAACGCGCTCGACGAGACCGGCGCGCCGAAGCCGGTGCTCGCAGCCCGGCTCGACGCTGGCGTGAGCTGCTATCGCACGGGGCAGTGCCCGGCGTTTCTGGTTAGCGGCGCGATCGACGGCCCCGGGCTGAACGAGGCGACCGCGATGCGCGACTATCTCGTCGCGCGCGGCGTGCCGGCCGACCGGATCGCCGTCGACGACCAGGGCGACAACACGCTCGCGACCGCGCAGCACACGCTTGCCTACCTGCAGGCGCACCGTGTGTCGCGCGTGCTGATCGTCAGCCAGTACTACCACCTCGCGCGGGCGCGCCTCGCATTCGAGCGCGTCGGCATTGCGCGGGAGAACATCTCGGCCGCATATCCGCGCCGCTTCCAGCTGCGCGACGTTTATTCGAGCTGGCGCGAGGTGCCGGCCTACACGGTGTATGCGGTGCGCCTGTGGCTGAATCCCGACGCGCGGCCGGTTTCATTTCGGCCGATGCTGTATCTGATGAGCCTGTTTTCGTAA
- a CDS encoding rod shape-determining protein, producing MSTPLFGKLFAQPVAIDPGTASTRIYTHERGVVLNQPSVVCFRKAGATDARPTLEAVGELAKALLGREPGHLEAVRPMRHGVIADAHAAEQMIRSFIDMSRTRSRFGRRVEVTLCVPSDATAVERRAIREAAFAAGVSEVELIEESLAAGLGAGLPVTEPVGSMVVDIGGGTTEVAVIALGGIVYREAIRVGGNQFDAAIVNHVRNLYGVLLGEQTAEHVKKTIGSATSAVPRTSTRAVGRSIGDGLPRSVELSNHDVADALAAPLKQVIGAVKSVLENAPAELVTDIANRGVVLTGGGALLADLERLLYDETGLVARIADEPATCAVRGAGEAMGRLAMCPVD from the coding sequence ATGTCGACACCGCTGTTCGGAAAGTTGTTTGCGCAACCCGTTGCGATCGACCCTGGAACGGCGAGTACGCGGATTTATACGCACGAACGCGGCGTGGTGCTGAACCAGCCGTCGGTCGTCTGCTTCCGCAAGGCGGGTGCGACCGACGCGCGGCCGACGCTCGAGGCGGTCGGCGAGCTCGCGAAGGCGCTGCTCGGCCGCGAACCGGGGCATCTCGAGGCCGTGCGGCCCATGCGGCACGGCGTGATCGCGGACGCGCACGCGGCCGAGCAGATGATCCGCAGCTTCATCGACATGTCGCGCACGCGCTCGCGCTTCGGCCGCCGCGTCGAGGTCACGCTGTGCGTACCGTCCGATGCGACGGCCGTCGAACGCCGCGCGATCCGCGAGGCCGCGTTCGCGGCGGGCGTGTCGGAGGTCGAACTGATCGAGGAATCGCTGGCGGCCGGGCTCGGCGCGGGCCTGCCGGTGACCGAGCCGGTCGGCTCGATGGTCGTCGACATCGGCGGCGGCACGACCGAGGTTGCCGTGATCGCGCTCGGCGGCATCGTCTATCGCGAGGCGATCCGCGTCGGCGGCAACCAGTTCGACGCGGCGATCGTCAACCACGTCCGCAACCTGTACGGCGTGCTGCTCGGCGAACAGACGGCCGAGCATGTGAAGAAAACGATCGGTTCGGCCACCAGCGCGGTGCCGCGCACGTCGACGCGCGCGGTCGGGCGCAGCATCGGCGATGGCCTGCCGCGCTCGGTCGAGCTGTCCAACCACGATGTCGCGGACGCGCTGGCCGCGCCGCTCAAGCAGGTGATCGGCGCGGTGAAGTCGGTGCTGGAAAACGCGCCGGCCGAGCTCGTGACGGACATCGCGAATCGCGGCGTGGTGCTGACGGGCGGCGGCGCGCTGCTCGCCGATCTCGAACGCCTGCTGTACGACGAGACGGGGCTGGTCGCGCGGATCGCCGACGAGCCGGCCACCTGCGCGGTGCGTGGCGCCGGCGAGGCGATGGGGCGGCTCGCGATGTGCCCGGTCGACTGA